A single genomic interval of Zingiber officinale cultivar Zhangliang chromosome 4A, Zo_v1.1, whole genome shotgun sequence harbors:
- the LOC121969218 gene encoding uncharacterized protein LOC121969218, with product MRSRKGRTATQGKEKAVEKRLPEVEDGEEYGDANASEEELEEGKRFFACYLLASLCPRHKGRTYIGFTVNPRRRIRQHNGEIRCGATRTKRGRPWEMTLCIYGFPSNVSALQFEWAWQHPTESLAVRKAASSFKSLSGIANKIKLAYTMLSLPAWENLNATVNFFSTKYMKYIDGCPKLPKQMKTIFCVMDELPCYIKGPILDDSSEEDYHEDDGSISASWEVEGNHAQMTVRDPPDPWRKDDHFRESMESEAPSCSIRSPKAKEKSVDDVKVMNSKESLISYDPKIWRGFSSVRNPIETTESYCSIESPELGQEESRISVDATEDLFGLVKQKDLECLVLDSTPRSCSSNRQVLSSEGDVINLVTPPSFLISSCRNKHKKNPVSMGIIDLTDSPISL from the exons ATGAGATCCAGAAAGGGGCGAACGGCGACGCAGGGCAAGGAGAAAGCTGTCGAGAAGAGGCTGCCGGAGGTGGAGGACGGCGAAGAATATGGAGATGCGAACGCGAGCGAGGAGGAATTGGAAGAGGGGAAGCGATTCTTTGCCTGCTATTTGCTGGCCTCCCTGTGCCCTCGCCACAAAGGTCGCACTTACATCGG GTTTACAGTCAATCCTCGGAGGAGAATCAGGCAGCACAATGGCGAGATAAGGTGCGGAGCAACGAGGACGAAGCGTGGGCGTCCGTGGGAGATGACTCTTTGCATCTATGGTTTTCCCTCGAATGTTTCTGCTCTACAG TTTGAATGGGCCTGGCAGCATCCGACAGAATCCCTTGCTGTTAGAAAAGCTGCTTCGAGCTTTAAATCTCTCTCTGGGATAGCAAATAAGATCAAGCTTGCTTATACTATGCTGTCACTTCCAGCTTGGGAGAA CTTGAATGCCACTGTCAACTTCTTTTCGACGAAGTACATGAAGTATATTGATGGTTGCCCGAAATTaccaaagcaaatgaaaactattTTCTGCGTGATGGACGAACTTCCTTGCTACATAAAAGGTCCAATATTGGACGATAGCAGTGAAGAAGATTATCATGAAGATGATGGTTCAATCTCAGCATCTTGGGAGGTTGAAGGCAATCATGCGCAAATGACAGTCAGGGATCCTCCTGATCCCTGGAGGAAAGATGATCATTTCAGAGAGTCCATGGAGTCAGAGGCACCATCTTGCTCTATTAGATCACCAAAGGCCAAAGAAAAGTCAGTTGATGATGTGAAAGTCATGAATTCCAAGGAGTCATTGATTAGTTATGATCCAAAGATTTGGAGGGGTTTCAGCAGTGTTAGAAATCCAATTGAGACAACTGAATCATACTGCTCAATTGAATCTCCTGAACTGGGCCAAGAAGAGAGCAGAATCTCTGTGGACGCAACTGAAGACCTCTTCGGCCTTGTCAAACAAAAGGACCTCGAGTGTTTAGTGTTGGATTCTACTCCAAGAAGCTGCTCATCAAATAGACAGGTCCTTTCCTCTGAAGGTGATGTAATAAATCTTGTAACACCACCCAGCTTTTTAATAAGCTCTTGCAGGAATAAGCACAAGAAGAATCCAGTTAGCATGGGCATAATTGACTTGACTGACTCTCCCATCAGTTTGTAA
- the LOC121969219 gene encoding peroxidase 4-like, whose product MASSPAAFAVLAALVLLSGTSSAQLSTSYYSYSCPSLSSTVKGAVQSAINSEKRMGASLLRLFFHDCFVNGCDGSILLDDTSSFTGEKTAKPNTNSVRGFDVVDGIKTAVENACPGAVSCADILAIAARDSVVILGGPTWDVKLGRRDSKTASLSAANSNIPPPNSSLANLASSFSNKGLSTKDLVALSGAHTIGQARCTSFRAHIYNDSNVDPSFVQTRQSNCPSASGGSGDNSLAPLDLQTPAGFDNNYYKNLVGKKGLLHSDQELYNGGSTDSQVSSYGNSQSSFFADFAAAMIKMGDISPLTGSNGEIRKNCRKVN is encoded by the exons ATGGCTTCTTCTCCGGCGGCCTTCGCTGTTCTTGCAGCACTCGTCCTCCTCTCGGGAACCTCCTCTGCTCAACTCTCTACCAGTTACTACAGCTACTCCTGCCCCAGCCTCTCGAGCACGGTAAAAGGCGCGGTCCAGTCCGCCATTAACAGCGAGAAACGGATGGGCGCGTCTCTGCTTCGCCTCTTCTTCCACGATTGCTTCGTGAAC GGGTGCGACGGTTCGATCTTGTTGGACGACACCTCGAGCTTTACGGGGGAGAAAACCGCCAAGCCGAACACTAACTCGGTGAGGGGCTTCGACGTCGTCGACGGCATAAAGACTGCGGTAGAGAACGCGTGCCCGGGTGCTGTCTCCTGCGCGGACATATTGGCGATTGCTGCAAGGGACTCTGTCGTGATC CTCGGAGGACCTACTTGGGATGTGAAACTAGGGAGGAGAGACTCGAAGACAGCGAGCTTATCGGCTGCTAACAGCAACATTCCGCCGCCAAATTCTTCACTTGCCAACCTCGCGTCCTCCTTCTCGAACAAGGGCCTCTCGACCAAGGACTTGGTGGCGCTCTCTG GTGCGCACACGATTGGGCAGGCAAGATGCACCTCTTTCAGGGCACACATTTACAATGACAGCAACGTCGATCCCTCCTTCGTGCAAACAAGGCAGTCGAATTGCCCGAGCGCATCAGGCGGCTCCGGGGACAACAGTTTGGCGCCACTGGACCTCCAGACTCCCGCGGGCTTCGACAACAACTACTACAAGAACCTTGTTGGCAAGAAGGGTCTGCTGCACTCGGATCAAGAGCTCTACAATGGCGGATCCACCGACTCGCAGGTGAGCTCCTACGGCAACAGCCAGAGCTCCTTCTTCGCTGATTTCGCGGCCGCCATGATCAAGATGGGGGACATCAGCCCCCTCACGGGCTCCAATGGTGAGATTAGGAAGAACTGCAGGAAGGTTAACTAG
- the LOC121973046 gene encoding LOB domain-containing protein 15-like, whose protein sequence is MSSPREKVKREVEALSIPDRANNGRQLGAAGTNLNTITPCAACKLLRRRCAQDCPFSPYFSPHEPQKFASVHRVFGASNVSKMLMEVPEPQRADAANSLVYEANLRLRDPIYGCMGAISALQQQVQALEAELKAVRTEILKHKYRQQAAAAAAANNVVVIPTSALLGPSPDVAAPPPAVVPPPAVHLLDGVSGYRSINSPSSIARDHNLSYFG, encoded by the exons ATGTCCTCCCCAAG GGAGAAGGTCAAGAGGGAAGTCGAAGCCCTGAGCATCCCGGACCGAGCTAACAACGGCCGGCAGCTAGGCGCGGCCGGGACAAACCTCAACACCATCACCCCCTGCGCCGCCTGCAAGCTCCTACGCCGGCGGTGCGCGCAGGACTGCCCTTTCTCGCCTTACTTCTCCCCGCACGAGCCCCAGAAGTTCGCCTCCGTCCACAGAGTCTTCGGCGCGAGCAACGTCTCCAAGATGCTGATG GAGGTGCCGGAGCCTCAGAGGGCGGACGCCGCCAACAGCCTCGTGTACGAGGCGAACCTGAGGCTGAGGGATCCGATCTACGGGTGCATGGGGGCGATCTCGGCGCTGCAGCAGCAGGTGCAGgctctggaagcagagctcaaGGCGGTGAGAACAGAGATCCTGAAGCATAAATATAGGCAAcaggccgccgccgccgccgccgctaacAATGTCGTCGTCATTCCGACGTCGGCCTTGCTCGGTCCGTCGCCGGACGTGGCTGCACCGCCTCCCGCTGTGGTTCCCCCGCCGGCCGTTCACCTCCTTGACGGCGTTTCTGGTTACCGTTCGATTAATTCTCCGAGCTCCATTGCCAGAGACCACAATCTTTCATATTTTGGTTGA